A window of the Haloarcula litorea genome harbors these coding sequences:
- a CDS encoding SIMPL domain-containing protein yields the protein MVSRPLAVAGVLALLLAGGAGFAVANNGGVPQDAENATVGVSADATVERSADRAVLSVAAVGRGETAAAARDNVSADAVAVQEALDEAGANVTSSSFRIHPEYERTEDGREQVGYVAVQTIEAETGDVDAVGDLIDVAVDAGADRVEGIRYELSEETRQAAREEALTTAMERARADAETVAAAEGRDVAGVLTIQTSDSGPYVVRAEMAAAGDAGGTSLSPGPVTVDASVSVTYELD from the coding sequence ATGGTCTCCAGACCACTCGCAGTCGCAGGCGTATTGGCCCTCCTGCTGGCCGGCGGTGCCGGCTTCGCGGTCGCGAACAACGGCGGCGTCCCACAGGACGCCGAGAACGCGACCGTCGGCGTCAGCGCCGACGCCACGGTCGAACGCAGCGCGGACCGAGCCGTACTGAGCGTCGCCGCGGTCGGCCGCGGTGAGACCGCCGCGGCCGCCCGCGACAACGTCTCCGCGGACGCGGTCGCCGTCCAGGAGGCGCTCGACGAGGCGGGCGCGAACGTCACCTCGTCGAGTTTCCGCATCCACCCGGAGTACGAGCGCACCGAGGACGGCCGTGAACAGGTCGGCTACGTCGCCGTCCAGACGATCGAGGCCGAGACCGGGGACGTCGACGCCGTCGGCGACCTCATCGACGTCGCCGTCGACGCCGGCGCGGACCGCGTCGAGGGCATCCGCTACGAACTGAGCGAGGAGACGCGACAGGCCGCCCGCGAGGAGGCGCTCACCACGGCGATGGAGCGAGCGCGCGCCGACGCCGAGACGGTCGCGGCCGCCGAAGGCCGCGACGTCGCGGGCGTGTTGACGATCCAGACCAGCGATAGCGGCCCGTACGTGGTCCGCGCCGAGATGGCCGCCGCCGGCGACGCCGGCGGGACCAGCCTCTCGCCCGGCCCCGTCACGGTCGACGCCTCGGTCAGCGTCACCTACGAACTGGACTGA
- a CDS encoding NOG1 family protein: protein MSQPFENLPTTPRAEEVLDKAFSRASRAGGAKEGTEAQQSMLMTASNIVSDNLENVATSWPTIDRLDPFYVELADAVLSDAYPDEKGGIDALRQHLSEVSWAGRKAKEIRQEYESRVVRGDEDTARKLRKQAFARIADVTEEVEDDLAAVATAREALKGLPDIRPDEPAIVVAGYPNVGKSSFVNRVTRADNEIAAYPFTTTQIRVGHVEHQRIRYQLVDTPGLLDRPPEERNRIESQAVSALEHLADAVLVLVDPSEACGYPLAQQLDLRDDIEGRFDAPVLTVANKSDRSTDVEADHYMSVTEDDNVEAVLQAAIDAVGYELELPFDDE from the coding sequence ATGAGTCAACCCTTCGAGAACCTCCCGACCACGCCGAGAGCCGAGGAGGTCCTGGACAAGGCCTTCTCCCGGGCGTCGCGGGCGGGCGGGGCGAAGGAGGGGACCGAGGCCCAGCAGTCGATGCTGATGACGGCCTCGAACATCGTCTCCGACAACCTCGAGAACGTCGCCACCTCGTGGCCGACCATCGACCGACTGGACCCCTTCTACGTCGAACTCGCCGACGCCGTGCTGAGCGACGCCTACCCCGACGAGAAGGGCGGTATCGACGCGCTGAGACAGCACCTCTCGGAGGTGTCCTGGGCCGGCCGGAAGGCCAAGGAGATCCGCCAGGAGTACGAGAGCCGCGTGGTGCGGGGCGACGAGGACACCGCGCGGAAGCTCCGCAAGCAGGCCTTCGCCCGCATCGCCGACGTGACCGAGGAGGTCGAAGACGACCTCGCGGCCGTCGCGACGGCCCGCGAGGCGCTGAAGGGGCTGCCGGACATCCGCCCCGACGAGCCGGCAATCGTCGTCGCCGGCTACCCCAACGTCGGGAAGTCGTCGTTCGTCAACCGCGTCACCCGCGCGGACAACGAGATCGCCGCCTACCCCTTCACGACGACCCAGATCCGCGTGGGCCACGTCGAACACCAGCGCATCCGCTACCAACTGGTCGACACGCCCGGACTGCTCGACCGGCCACCCGAGGAGCGCAACCGGATCGAGTCCCAGGCCGTCAGCGCGCTGGAACACCTCGCCGACGCCGTCCTCGTCCTCGTCGACCCCAGCGAGGCGTGTGGCTACCCGCTCGCCCAGCAACTGGACTTACGGGACGACATCGAGGGGCGGTTCGACGCGCCCGTCCTGACCGTCGCGAACAAGAGCGACCGCTCGACCGACGTCGAGGCCGACCACTACATGAGCGTCACCGAGGACGACAACGTCGAGGCCGTGTTGCAGGCGGCCATCGACGCCGTCGGCTACGAGCTCGAACTCCCGTTCGACGACGAGTAG
- a CDS encoding ASCH domain-containing protein: MAHIDAGEVLPNEHVQRMAADGTITQMHRGHRYADEGDTFEIDGTTFEVTDVTERTLGDLTDEDARREGSEDLDAYRERLRRVHDEFEWDDDSEVVRHRFRPIGE, translated from the coding sequence ATGGCACACATCGACGCCGGCGAGGTCCTCCCCAACGAGCACGTCCAGCGGATGGCCGCCGACGGGACGATCACGCAGATGCACCGCGGCCACCGCTACGCCGACGAGGGCGACACCTTCGAGATCGACGGGACCACCTTCGAGGTGACCGACGTGACCGAGCGGACGCTGGGGGACCTGACCGACGAGGACGCTCGCCGGGAGGGCTCCGAAGACCTCGACGCGTACCGGGAGCGACTTCGTCGGGTCCACGACGAGTTCGAGTGGGACGACGACAGCGAGGTCGTCCGGCATCGGTTCCGCCCGATCGGGGAGTGA